The DNA segment ACGCGACCGCTCGTCTCGATCCGCACCTGCGGCGGCCTCGCGGCCCTTCGGAGCCGGGTGGTCATCATCCGCTCGTCGCTGGTCACGGGGTCGAGGCCGGCCACCGCGTCGCGACCGCGCTCGTCGAGGTCGCCGACATTCGTCAGCCAGACGTCGGGCGCGGTGACGGCGGCGGCCAGGCGGCGCAGCTCGGGCAGCGACGGCTCGGCGATCACGTACTCCCGGGAGCGGGTCTCCGCCGCGACCGCGACGAGCCGGCCGTCCCCGTCGCGCCGCATGAGCATCCCACGCGACTCACACCACCCCGCCACCCAGCGGTCCACCAGCTCTCGCGACGAGTCCATCACGGCACCGTACCCGGACAACCCGGCCTGGTCGCTCCTGCCGATCACGGCACGAGGTGCTGGGTGATCGATCCGCTCGCGCCGTCCAGCCGGACGTCGGCGAGCGCGCCGTTCACGAGCGGCAGCTGCGGCGGCTGATGCCCCGTGTCGAAGTCCAGGACCACGGGGAGATTCAGATCACCGAGTGCCCGACGCACCGCCTCGTCCTGGCTGAGCTCGGGAACGGCACCGCCGCCGGTCCGGCCGATGAGGACGCCGTTCGCGTCCTCGAACCAGCCCGCGAGGCGCAGCGAGGTGAGCATCCGGAGGACGGTGACGGCGTCGGACTCGGCCGCCTCCAGGTGGACGATCGTCCCCTCCGGTGCGTGCCGGCGCGCGAATCCGGGGACGTCGCCGTACGGCGTGCCCGCCAGCAGCGAGACCGTCTCGAGGCAGCCGCCGATCAGACGGCCGCGGATCGCGACGTCCGCACTCCCGTCGAGGGAGCGCCAGCGGGTGGGCGTCTCGTAGGCGCGATCGCGGTCGAGCGGCTCGTCCGCCCACGCTCCCCAGGGCCGGCCCCGGCGGCGCGGCGCGGCGCGCTGGGTGAAGGAGCTCCCGGGTGGGAGGGCGGCGACGTCCGTCCACCGCTCGAACTCGAGGGGGAGCTCCCACGGCTCGTCCATCAGGTTCGCGCCGTTCAGCGTCGCGAGTCCGGTGATCGTCGTCAGCGGGAGGAGCAGGGTGGAGACGTCCGACCAGCCCACGAACCACGCACGAGCGTCGGCCAGAGCCTGCCAGTCGACCGCGTCGAGCAGCTCGATCGCCAGCTCACCGCCCCACGGCGGCAGGACCGCGTCGCCCGTCCGGAAGGCGTCGTGCAGATCGGCGACCCGCTCCGCGGCGGACGCCGGCACGAGTCCGGGCGTGAGGGCGTGCGGACGGACCCGGACGTCGAGGCCGAGCGCCGAGAGGCTTCCGACCGCGGCATCGAGCCGCTCGTGCAGGTGCTCCGGCACGCCCATCGACGGCGCGGGGACTTCGACGCGCGCTCCCGGGCGCAGCGGAGCGGGGTAGGTGATGCTCGCCATCAGGCGACGGTAGCAATCCCGTCCGGCGAGGCTTCGCGACGAGAGCGCTCGGCGCAGGACGACCCCGGCGCGAAGCGCGGGCGGAGCCTCCTCGGGGCCGACGTCGTCCGGTGGTGGATCTCGATACGCCCTCTGCGAGGGCTACTCGATCAGCATGCTTGTGCGCAGGCGTGAGCACGGGCCGCAGCGTGGGCCGACGCGGGTGCGGTGGGCGGATCGTGCGTCCCATGCTGGTCGAGTAGCGCGCAGCGCGTATCGAGACCCGCCTTCCATGTGACGGTGGATCTCGATACGCCCTCTGCGAGGGCTGCTCGATCAGCAGGGAGCCCGGGTCACTTCTCCGGGGTGACGACGAGGCCGACGCCGCCGCCGCGGCGGACGGGCTCGGCGGCGGCGGTCATCAGGCCGGAGGGGTCGACCTCGATGGCGGCCACCGCGCCGATCTGCGCGGCCGAGGTGAAGGTGTCGCCCGAGGGCGTCAGCTGCTGGCCGAAGGGTGCGAGGTCGTCGGCGTAGGCCTCGATGAAGCCCGGCTCGGCGGAGGTCGACGCGGTGTTGCGCTGCGACGCCCGGGGCGCGGCCACCGCCTCCGGCAGCGTCATGCCGAGGTCGATGCGGTTGACCAGCGTCTGCAGGACGGTCGTGATGATCGTCGCTCCGCCCGGCGAGCCGACGACGAACTTCACCGCGCCGTCCTCGAGCACGATCGTCGGCGACATCGAGGAGCGCGGGCGCTTGCCGGGCTCGATCCGGTTCGGGTCGCCCTCCACGGGCGTCGCGGAGAAGTCGGTCAGCTCGTTGTTGAGGAGGAAGCCGCGGCCGGGGACGGTCATCGCCGAGCCGCCGGTCTGCTCGATCGTCAACGTGTAGGACGCCGCATTGCCCCACTTGTCGACGACGGAGAGGTGCGTGGTCGAGACGTTCTCGGTGTCCGGCTGCTCCGCGGTGAGGGCGGTCGCGCAGCCGACGCCGTCGAGCGCGCCCGGGGCGACCGGCCGCGTGGAGGCGGCCGCCGGGTCGATGGTGCAGTCACGGGAGTCCGCGAACTCCTGGCTGAGCAGCGTCTCGGTCGGCACGTCGACGAAGGCCGGATCGCCCACGTACGCGCCGCGGTCGGCGAAGGCGCGGGCCGACGCCTCGAGGTAGAGGTGCAGGGCGCTGCCGGTGTCCTCGGCGGCGAGGTCGTGGTTCTCGAGGATGTTCAGCGCCTCGCCGATCGCGATCCCGCCGGAGGAGGAGGGCGCCATGCCGTAGACGTCGAGCCCGCGGTAGGAGACGTGAGTGGGCGCCTGCTCGGCCACCGAGTAGCCGGCGAGGTCGTCCTCGGTCATCGAGCCGGCCGGGGCGGGGAGGGTCGAGCCCTCCGCGAGCCGCGGGTTCTGCACCGTGGCGGCGATCTCGGCCGCGAGCGGTCCGTCGTAGAACGCGCTCGGCCCGCGGGCGGCGATCCGGGCGAGGGTCTTCGCGAGATCCGGGTTGCGGAAGGTGCTGCCGACCGCCGGAGCGTCGCCACCGGGGAGGAACAGCTCCGCGGTGTCGGGGAACTGCTGGAAGCGCTGGAGGTTGTCGAGGGTCTGACTGCGGAAGGTCTCGTCGACCGGGAAGCCCTTGGCCGCGAGCACGATCGACGGGGCCAGCACGACAGGGAGCGGGAGGGTGCCGAAGCGATCGACCGCGGCGTCCCAGGTCGCGACGGTGCCGGGGACGCCGACCGCGACTCCGGACGAGACGAGCTGCGGGGTGAACGGGTACGGCGCACCGGTCGCCGGGTCGAGGAAGGCGTCCGGAGTGATGCCGGCCGGCGCCGTCTCGCGGCCGTCGATGGTGCTCACCTCCCCGGTCTTCGGATCGAAGTAGACGAAGTAGCCGCCGCCGCCGATCCCGGCGCTGTACGGCTCGGTGACGCCGAGGGCCGACGCCGTCGCGACGGCGGCGTCGGCCGCGTTGCCGCCGCGCTTGAGCACCTCGAGGCCGACCCGGCTCGCGAGCGCGTCGACCGAGGAGACCGCGCCGCCGTAGCCGACCGACGTCGACGGCGAGACGACCGGACCGCCGAGGGCGTCGCGGAGCTCCTGCGCCGTGGGGAGACCGCGGCTCGGGACGCCGGGGAACGGCCAG comes from the Rathayibacter festucae DSM 15932 genome and includes:
- a CDS encoding S66 family peptidase, which codes for MASITYPAPLRPGARVEVPAPSMGVPEHLHERLDAAVGSLSALGLDVRVRPHALTPGLVPASAAERVADLHDAFRTGDAVLPPWGGELAIELLDAVDWQALADARAWFVGWSDVSTLLLPLTTITGLATLNGANLMDEPWELPLEFERWTDVAALPPGSSFTQRAAPRRRGRPWGAWADEPLDRDRAYETPTRWRSLDGSADVAIRGRLIGGCLETVSLLAGTPYGDVPGFARRHAPEGTIVHLEAAESDAVTVLRMLTSLRLAGWFEDANGVLIGRTGGGAVPELSQDEAVRRALGDLNLPVVLDFDTGHQPPQLPLVNGALADVRLDGASGSITQHLVP
- the ggt gene encoding gamma-glutamyltransferase — encoded protein: MATIRSLRRAALALVAVASLGVAGAAPAAALDWPFPGVPSRGLPTAQELRDALGGPVVSPSTSVGYGGAVSSVDALASRVGLEVLKRGGNAADAAVATASALGVTEPYSAGIGGGGYFVYFDPKTGEVSTIDGRETAPAGITPDAFLDPATGAPYPFTPQLVSSGVAVGVPGTVATWDAAVDRFGTLPLPVVLAPSIVLAAKGFPVDETFRSQTLDNLQRFQQFPDTAELFLPGGDAPAVGSTFRNPDLAKTLARIAARGPSAFYDGPLAAEIAATVQNPRLAEGSTLPAPAGSMTEDDLAGYSVAEQAPTHVSYRGLDVYGMAPSSSGGIAIGEALNILENHDLAAEDTGSALHLYLEASARAFADRGAYVGDPAFVDVPTETLLSQEFADSRDCTIDPAAASTRPVAPGALDGVGCATALTAEQPDTENVSTTHLSVVDKWGNAASYTLTIEQTGGSAMTVPGRGFLLNNELTDFSATPVEGDPNRIEPGKRPRSSMSPTIVLEDGAVKFVVGSPGGATIITTVLQTLVNRIDLGMTLPEAVAAPRASQRNTASTSAEPGFIEAYADDLAPFGQQLTPSGDTFTSAAQIGAVAAIEVDPSGLMTAAAEPVRRGGGVGLVVTPEK